In Peromyscus maniculatus bairdii isolate BWxNUB_F1_BW_parent chromosome 9, HU_Pman_BW_mat_3.1, whole genome shotgun sequence, one genomic interval encodes:
- the Dnase1l3 gene encoding deoxyribonuclease gamma: protein MSSHPAFLSLASLLLFSLVLHDVLALRLCSFNVRSFGESKKENHNAMDVIVKIIKRCDLILLMEIKDSSNNICPMLMEKLNGNSRRSTTYNYVISSRLGRNTYKEQYAFLYKEKLVSVKARYLYHDYQDGDIDVFSREPFVVWFQAPFTAVKDFVVVPLHTTPESSVKEMDELVDVYMDVKRRWKVESFIFMGDFNADCSYVPKKAWKNIRLRMDPHFVWLIGDQEDTTVKKSTNCAYDRIVLRGQEIVNSVVPHSNGTFDFQKAYELSEEEALDVSDHFPVEFKLQSSRAFTNNRKSVALKKRKRGNRS, encoded by the exons ATGTCCTCACACCCAGCTTTCTTGAGCCTGGCCTCCTTGCTGCTCTTCTCCCTTGTCCTCCATGATGTCCTGGCCCTGAGGCTCTGCTCCTTCAATGTGAGATCCTTTGGAGAGAGCAAGAAGGAAAACCACAATGCCATGGATGTCATTGTGAAG ATCATCAAACGCTGTGACCTTATACTCCTGATGGAAATAAAGGACAGCAGCAACAACATCTGCCCCATGCTGATGGAGAAGCTGAATGG AAATTCACGGAGAAGCACAACATACAACTACGTGATTAGTTCTCGACTTGGAAGAAACACATACAAAGAACAGTATGCCTTCCTCTACAA agaAAAGCTGGTATCTGTGAAGGCAAGATACCTCTACCATGACTATCAGGACGGAGACATCGATGTATTTTCCAGGGAGCCCTTTGTGGTTTGGTTCCAGGCGCCCTTCACTG CTGTCAAAGACTTTGTGGTTGTCCCCTTGCATACAACTCCTGAGAGTTCTGTTAAAGAGATGGATGAGTTGGTTGATGTCTACATGGATGTGAAACGTCGATGGAAAGTGGAG AGTTTCATCTTCATGGGTGACTTCAACGCTGACTGCAGCTATGTCCCAAAGAAGGCCTGGAAGAACATCCGTTTGAGGATGGACCCCCACTTCGTTTGGCTGATTGGGGATCAAGAGGACACCACAGTCAAGAAGAGCACCAACTGTGCCTATGACAG GATTGTGCTTCGAGGACAAGAGATAGTCAACTCAGTGGTTCCCCACTCAAATGGCACCTTTGACTTCCAGAAAGCTTATGAGTTGTCAGAAGAGGAG GCCCTGGATGTCAGTGACCACTTTCCAGTTGAGTTTAAGCTACAATCTTCAAGGGCCTTCACCAACAACAGAAAATCTGTTGctctaaagaagagaaaaagaggcaatcGTTCCTAG